The Conger conger chromosome 11, fConCon1.1, whole genome shotgun sequence genome includes the window CTCAATCAGATTGCCGTTCAGGTAAATATCTGTCTCTCCGTTTTCAGAGCAAAGCTCCTTTCATTAAAGGAAATTATCTTATGTCTGTTTTAAAAAGCTCTGCATGTTTAAACTCACTCAGACTCTACTCTTCCGCATGGCTAGGGGATTGTCAGATTCTAATATTCCCTCAAACAGTCTACCCCGCTGTTATAATGACAAAATATGGCAAAGGTGAAAAAATAATAAGGAAGAGATATAACAACTGTTGTTGTTCCTAAGTCAGAGTGCAATGAATGGCATTTCCCCAGTTGTGTGAGAATGCCCATATGAATGAATTCCTTAATCAATAGTCACATACAGCATACGCATGCAGGCGTGCCATTGTAAGGGTCCATTGTAGGGGTGTACTGTTCTATAATCTAGGCTAGTGTTACACTCTCAGTTCAACAGAGAGCTGAGACAGTGCACTACAGTCAGAGAAACCACATTCACAAGTGTGGACGTGCAACTACTTATCcaatgtgcatatttatttcttCAAACAAGAAATGTGAACAGATTTCTAAATTAACTTGTTGCTTATCAGACCAATGTCCCATGTCAATTATATCAATGGAATCAGTCAAGCAAATATCCATCACAAGTGATTTCAAAGTTATGCAGAAAAGCAGAACTGTGATAAGATTTTCTTGGTTATTCTTGTTCACTTTGTTTTTCacgacgacgatgatgatgaagaagacTATGATGATGTCGTCTTTCTGTTGCAGTCATATGGTACAAAGTGTGGGACAGCTGGTCCCTGATGCTCTTGGAAATTATCTCAAGCTAACCACAACCACAGGTGCATCCTTCATTTTACCTCACAGTTGCAGGCAAGTATTCATATCTTTCTTCAAACTGTTTTACAAGTTGGTGGTTAAAGAACTCAGCAACCTGTGTTTGTGAGGTAATAAAATTCTTGGCCTTTGGGTGAGATTCAGAGCCACATGGTTACATTCATCTCATCATAGAAATGCTAACACGGTTTATTTCTGTAACTTTAATCTTGTGATGTATCTAGCACTCTGTGTGTGGGGACCAAATCTACATTAGAGCAATCCAGAAACCACACCTATTTTCCAGTTTGAATTCCTCACAAGAATAGTTGATTTAGCTGGGTGATACTTGAGGTTTAAGGTTTAACTTGTGCTTAGCTACTGTTTACAAACATTATCTCTTTACAAGGTAACATGTCTGTCGGAGCTGTCAAATCACACCCTGTATGTAGTTTGGTGTTGATGTGACTTGGAGTGGTCAGCCATTTTATTCTGTCTGTGCCTAAAAAGTGTATAATGCCTGAAGAGACAGAGGAGCCGAGCCTGCTGCAGTTACACTAGTCAGCTGTGGGCCAAACTGGGGCCTTTGTAATCATTGTAATCATTTCACAATCATTTTCATTACTTGTAGGTCTGTAAAATGGTGGCTATAAGCACCGCATGACAAACCGAAACAGGTTGGGCCAGTGAATCTATGACAATTAAACTCCCCTTTATGTAGGCACTCAAATATATTTTGCCACCCAAAATGTCAAACACAGACGAAGGACCATGATATGACTCACAATGACAGCACTCACTAAAAGAAACACGTTTTATGGAGGTAGACACATTCCTTCAGATTATCCAATCAGTGTTGAGTTTCCTTGCATGACAGCGAAAGTCTTAACAAATTCTCTAATGATGTGGGACAGTAGGCTGTTGGCCACagacaggaggaagaggattaTTCTGTTGGGTCTCCACCCCTGAGAATTAATATCAGCCACTTGTCAGTGTGAAAGTAACAATCAACATTTCCTGTCAGTAAGCTATAAGGAGAATCTACCATTGGCATGCAGATGACCAGAATATCATCATATTCAACCATTCGGAGCTGAGAGTATTATTGAgcatacaataatataatatatcataTTGCTGTCTGGTAATATAGTTGTGTTTAAAGGATCTCAATTTAATTATCACTTGTTATTGTAAAATAGCAATTATTTAAGTAATTTTACAGTGAAGATGGACTATATATAGAAAGCTATAATTATCATATTAATCTATTGTGAGAACTTTATATCCCTGTGTTACATTCTCAATTAAAGGTTATTTTTTCTTCTGGTAGCATTTCAATGAATGCTAATCCATCCATATAGTTTATTGTGCATGTCATATTGTTTGAGCACATACTCATTATTTGGTTTTTCACTGTCTTTTTCAATGCTCCCAGGTCTGCTCTAAAATATGCAACTGTTGAATCAGAGACGGGATTTTTATCTAGATAAATGAGCAGAAATAGGAAGTCACAACTACTATAATAATAAGAGTATGAATTAGAATAATAcagccattatttatttatttatttatttattttaactcaGCCAAAtcactttgttttttgtattggaTAATGCCTTGAAGTGGGTTGAAATTTGTGCATTAAATGTCACAAAAGCAACATCTGTTGAAATGGTGCAGTGTATTGAAAGCAGATGAACAAAGGACATCCATTTCATATACACATTGGCtctggaaaagaaaagaaaaaacaaacatggttTTCATAATTTactaaaataaatcataataatttGTCAGTTGGAAAAGTTATGCAGGGTTGAAGACTGAAATGTTCCAATCACAGGATGTAGGGACTGTAGACACTCTTTCTGACAGATCAAATGCATGCAAAAGTCACTTTTATTTAAAGTATGTTATCCTATAAGTAGTCATATGTACCTTTTGTCAGCAAGTTAGCACTCGCTGCTTTGGAAGCTGGCAATACCttctgttctttaaaaaaaaaaaaaactaagtgaattttttttgttgaaaactTGGCAAGGTAGATGAACAATACTTTTACGGAGTTATTGCATATTGGCAGCTCAGTGCTCCCAAAGTACATGTTTCATTGTGATCTTCACACAGGTGGCAATAAACGGAGGGTGGTAAATGTACAGACGTGATCTTCTGTggggtttctgttctgttcatcTTCAATAAATAAGGCATGAGacttttcattgtgaaatgacTTTTAATTTTTTGGTGAATCTGTGGTGTAAATCTTGAGACAACAATGTGTATCAATTACcttgtatttatgtgtttatatatgtcATGTCAACCTTCTGATCATTTGAATTATCCAAGATATAGCTAAGAGTCACACTGTAAGATTATCCATGATTACTGCGACTAAACCTATGAGAATAGCTGTCCAGTCCAGAACTTTTGTGCAATCACTTACCTAGATTGCAATTGAATGGGTGATGGCAGAAATAGACACAGAGGCAGCTGAGAGCTGCACAGGCTAAATAAGCTGCCCATACCCAAGGAACTGGGCTTTGACACGTTCCTCTGCCCAacaacacacacccagtctCATGGAACACCACCCTCCACTCATATGAATGCCCCCTCACAAAGTTCAAAAAGCCTTTTGTCAATTTCAGAAAATTGTGGCCAAAATGCTTTTTTAgaatattatatattgtattatcCTACGGAATCCCCCATTTCCACATGGACGCTGCCTTGGGAGGAGAGAACGTCATGGTCTTGCTACTCTTccgtttgggggaggggggcttagAATCGTTGTGCAGATTCCAGAAACAGATAAGGTGCCCCAAAGTCACTGCAAGTGTCTGACTGCTGAACCCATGGTCACAATACCTGTTTGTAGTAAAGATCCACTGACCTGATCCACCTCAATGGGGAAAGGTAGAATGACACTTACACCCTACCACCCCCACGGTGGGAACTGACCCACAGCAAGAGATCTAATGGAtaccaacaaatatttggattaATCCTGACCTTAATAAAATGAACTGCCTTTCATTTAACAATATTTCTAACATGACTATTAAGACTTGTGGCATTCCAGTAAAACATGGCCAGTAGAATTGTGGAAATTAAACAGTGCTAGCCGTAGGCCTATGTGTGTATTAGGATAGACAATAGGCCTATGTAAATGCAAACACGGTCTATTAATTCCTAAAGATAACCCTGGCGCTCAAAGGTCCCAACTAAATTACTTACCATGTTTAATAAGAATTATCTGATATCGGGCATAGACCGCGGGTTTTGTTTGAATTCCTTAATTGCCTGTAGACTGTCTATTGTGAAGTGGTCTATGAAGTAGGCAATGAAGTTGACGCGTGTGACGCCTGATTGCAACGGTATCCTGTTCCTCTTAGACCCTAAAGCCGGATGGAAAGCAGGGGTAGAACTGCTTGGAGAATTATTTCCGTCCACTCCGATGTTTCCCACTGTTTTCAACGGCGACGTGCAAGCCTAGAGATTAGACTATGTGGCAAGTTaggtattcagtgtattgtttattataaaatgtttttgttaatgaatgttcgttttttatttgttgtttcgTTTTTGTCATAATGCAGTCCATTTTGACACTCTCCACTCCGAACGGCCTATAGGTAGTCTATGGGCCTACCAGCTCTCAGTCGATAAACATGTAGGCCATTTAAGCAATATGGCCCTACATGTTTAACACAGGCCAACGAAGGGACAGTTTGCGTCCATAATATGAAGTCATTAAAATGTCGTTTTGTGTAATTCcataattgttttaaaatgtccgCTTTGAGTGCACCACTGAGCGAAGCAATTGGATTTAACGTACGTGTATGGGCTACTATATCATAGGCCTAAATTATAGTGTTGACCGTTGTAGTTTGAGTGGACATCATATCAAGGCTTAGCGAATGAGAGTATCTGCCTCTGAAACTATGCGACttggttaaaaaaattaaacggGCACGATTCAGATATTTCGTAGCTACTCATTAGTTTAGGCGATGTCAAGCCGGTCCTTActgacatactgtaggctataatACACAGCATCTTTAAAAATATCGTCCGGTTGAAACACTTGTACAAACTGAACAAATATTACAGTAAcctgtaatatttatttttaaatgacagtTATTGTAacgttcattttaattaatcaataAGCTATGGATAAATTGGAAACCTCCAACTGGCGCCTTTTTGTAAAACATtgtggaaagaaaaataataccaAGAAAACAGTCTCAGACAAATTGCTGTACTTTCGACTTCTGTCAATCTTTTATTAGTGAAATTATCCTGAAGATCTTTTTCTACATATGGCGTTGTTTTACATAATCTTCAAGAAATGACAGGACATAAAATCTGACAGATGATTCAAAGACCACAGTACAATCTTTCTTCTTTTACTTCAGCAAACAAAAGTACATGAAAAGTGGCAAGTCTTttgacaataaataataaattatatatatttttgtagtaCAGGAACAAAAAATTCCAGAGCTAaccaacagttttttttaaccaataaGTATACACATCTTTGGGAAAAATAGTTCTTGGACggacacaaactcacacacacgaaGATCCCACGAAGCTTGTGGCAAAAAAGAGGTATACCTTGTTGCAATGTTTTAGTACTTGGGCTTTTAAGGAGAGAATTAAACaaacatggaaaaaaagaagtttCTGCAATCCTCCAGCGGTCATTCTGGGAGATAATAATGCCAGGAACCAGCTATTTTATTGAAACAGGGTTACAAGTCATTGGTTCGTAACGTCAAACTTTGCGCACAGCAATGCGGATATCTGAATCTCAGAAGAAACCATTTCATCTAGGCTACGTTTTGAAGGCGTTGGTCTTTCTCGAGGTCCATCAATTTATGGGAATCATAGAGCTCCTTCAGACTCGTCTCTTTTTcttgtgatttttttgttttttattttcattttttttggcaaaatggTAAGAAATTCAATTCCATCAGACAGCGCCATGATGATCTATCCATGTTATGTCACGTATGCAGAAAAAATTACTTTGCCAGCACAATTCACACCACGCTTACGGTATCTTCTCGTATGTAGCAAGACTTCTTGGATGTAGGCAGAGGTACGTTTCAGCTTGTGTAATTCCCATGATTGTCTTCACAGTGTAAAAATACAACCAGGGGTTGTTTAAATAAAGAGGCTTCGTGCAGTTTAATGTGTGGTACTTTTCAGATATTGAAACCGGGGCGCAAATCAGTCTTTATGTCCGTTTTTTTCCAGCACCTCGTATTTTATGGATATTGAAAGAAGAAATAGTCCACATCGCTCATGCCTCTATAGGACTTGCTACCATGCTGTTCGGTGTATCTGGTAGTTGAGAGGACATTGACGCAACTTCACTCCCAGTGGAATTAGATCCTGGTCCTCCTTCCGAGAAATTgacctgaaaaaaaacaaatgaaatccaAAATTACTCTTTGTGtcacacagaaagaaagaaacattcAGGCACTTAAGGTAGGCCTGCACGTTTTACATTAGCCAATGAACCGAAGGTGTGATTCGGGAATAATTTGCATAGTCTTAAATGCTGAATTATCAGCGCACCTGTAGAGCACATTGTAAAAAATATCCATGACAATATCTTTTTACGTCTAATTTAAGTTCTTAATGACATGTATATTATAATAATCTTACTCATAATGAGAGTAGGCTAGTAGTATAGTAATAATAGGGCAGTAGCAGCAACAGCCCAGCCTATCTCAGATCTCATTGTTTCTGCAATTACATGCGCCGTTTTCTGGGTGCTAATACACCGAGATACAGTAGCCTGCTTTGTTGGATAGCAGTGTGACAGTAGCCAGCCACAGCCCGGACGCTGCGGCCCGTCTTCTCCACTGGCACTCACCAGTTGTTGAAACGCTGGCTGATCTATGTCACTCTGCAGTGCGAAGTCGCTCAGAACTTTCCAAGGCGGTTGGTAACTCTGCACCTCCACTGGGTTTGCCTGCAAACCGCCGTCGTGTCTCTCCGGACTGGCGGCCACCATCGGAGTGCCCGTCATCCCCTGGATATTCTGCAGATAGCCCCAAAGAAACTAGTTGAGTCACAGAGTTAAAGTTAGCTTACATGTTCGTCGACAAAAATagacaaaaaatgtttcattttttcattgtgAGGTGGCCCTTGTGTCTGAGGCATGCATCATGTAGACGACGTGACCGTGTGAATTGTTGACAAAGAATACCTTGTTCTCAGAAATCACAAGAGATGCCCGCTCTTTCATATCTTGCAGTAGGCCTATTATTCCACTTAAACGTATATAAAGTGGAGATATCAGGTTCCAAAATTGATACTATCGTTTAATTCATTCTGAATGCGCTGTATTTGTCACAAAGATATCGTATCATAGCCCTggtggaaagtgtgtgtgtctatgtgtttgtTTTACGCACGCAGGCATGCAGGCTACTTCCAATACACTGGAACCCATAATGCTGAGTTCTgtgcatttttgtttattgtgttatCATTTGCAAAACCTTTCTGCTTTGGCAGCTTCTGAAATATAGCGCACTaccaatttattttgttatattgtacatacacatatattacATCAGtatgcttaattgaattttctgAGCTTTTTTGTGTGCGTTTTTAAAGTCCTCACCGTTTTGTCGTTGGGTTGCTGTTGCTGTAGTTGCTTCATCAATATACTCCTTTTTTTGTCCTTGCAGCGCTTGTTTTGAAACCAAACTCTGATGACTCTTGGACTAAGGCCCGTCATCTCCACTAGCTGCTCCTTCATGAGAGCGTCAGGTCTGGGGTTTGCGTTGTAGCAAGTTCTCAAGGTGTGAAGCTGCTTTTCGTTAAGTACCGTCCGAACTCGGGTTGTTTTCTCAGGCTGTTTATGAACATGCGGTCGAAGCGCAGGCTGTCTTGCAGATATGGGTTCTGCtgcaaagaaacaaaagaaaaaagaaaaatataaataatcagATTATATCTCACAAGTAGCTACGAAGCGACGCAGCGGTAAAAGAATGCGATGACGTGAATCATCTATGTGTATTCTGAACCATGGAGATATTTACCAGATAATTGtaatattcatatttgaatTCGATGTTGATCTTTTACATTCATTGTTACACACTGCTtccaaaataacaaactaaaacatcattaaaaatggTTTAAGTTGCTAAAAATGTTGATAGGCCCATTCATATAtcgcatagtttttttttttttgttttttttttcgtattCTTATAATGTCAATGTTCACTTTCACTTCACTCAAGAAATGTCTAAGAATGTGGGCCGGGGTACACCGAAACAATAACACATtcatataatacaataatacatatttttgtcacTGTCCAGTCCAATTGTTATTAAACGATATTACAACGGTAAGTAGGCCTGTGTTCAATTTATCTTTATTGACGaactaatgcaaatatttgcgCTCAGTATCGGATTGTGAGCGGAAGGTTGTATATATCTTTCCCAAGCAGCATTTGTTTTGCTGTGGAGTAATTCCGAGAAATGCCAGAAAATCAAAACATTGACACTGCAATTACAAGATGAATATAAATTGTTCCAATGTAATATAAAACATACAATTACAATCGCATGACCAAACTAATGCATTCACAGTGTCACTGCGCATGCTAAGGTATCGTGAAGCTCCTCCACAAATTTTGTTCAGctcagtttttaattaaaacataatCATAAAACACTGCTCATAACGGTGCTTGGGTGTAGCCTGTAAGcgcacacattttaaatgaatgaaagtaATTTCCTTTCTAtggtgaaaaatatttaaaatgtgcacCATCTAGCAATTACTGCCGTATTTGAAACAGTAGATTGAAGGGTCAGTCATCTTTTAACAAAAGTATGCACTGCTTGTGTTTGAATGATGCAATTCTTACAgggagttaaaaaaaaagcaattgtgCGTTTCcaaagataaaaatgaaaagggttTGATATACCCTTGGCTGCACGTTTAATGTCATCCGATatcttttaattaatttgggttatttatttattttcaaaacgtCATTAATATTTAACAATATGCCAATTATGTGGCCCACTGCGGACAGCCAATCAATGAGTTAAACTTCTCATTGTTAATGAAAGGAGGATAAATATGACGACCAGATGACATTGCATAGACTGTTTCGGATTACTACTTTACTAACAACCTCATGCCGCCACTCCTGATACGATGCAAAATGCACAACCTACCCGCCATCTGTAAAGGTCTCGCCGGGTGTAAAGGGCTTAGGGCGTCCCCGGCTCCCATTGTTGCCCGTTCCACGACGTCGTGGTCTGCCCGGCAGAACAGGCCGTCCTCCCGCAGCGCGAATTCGTCCCCGGGGATGAGCTGCCGACTGCACGCCACGCAGCGAAAGCACTCGATGTGGTACACCTTAGAGCGGGCTCTCATCACGAAATCATTCTTGCTGAAACCGATGTTGCATTTGGCGCACTTTATCCCGTATAGCCTGCAAAGGACGTTACGTAACGTTGAAAACCCTCCACCCAgaacttattttttaaataaaaatttaaaaaatcaaagcaGGGAGTTTTCGATAAAGGACTTGTATAATGGATAATAGCCTGCAATGCATACTATTTCctatataatttaaaatgatacaatataatatacatCCACTACATTGTCTACATGAAGCAATGCCATGTTATAAAACATGTATGACGTAGTATTATGTGATGAAAATACAACTGCATTATCACGAGTATGATTACTAttcttgttgttattgttgttacttgtaataataataataataataataataataataataataataatgaacaattaatttaatttccgttttagtcaaatattttaaatgtgttatgCATTTGTCTTACAATGAAGTGCAAGCATGTTACAGGTGTCACTATTCAGACATCAAAACAATATTCACAGTATTGCTGGTTATGTTATGGAACATAATCTAGGCTTCAAAATTAGCTGAACATATTAATTTCATAGCTATTACAGTAATGTGGGACATACAGCGTACAGGTATGGTACTCGTCTCCTCAATTATAGGACATAATCAATATTAACTGGCTTATGATTACAATTATTGaatagaataataattatagattTGCCATTTATTTCGATGTGTAAATGCATAAGTAATACAACGACTTGTCAGATTAACAATACGTGTAAAGAAATGCACTCCACTTACAGAGAACGTTGGCATattgcttaatttaattttctgtCAGTATAGGAGTCTAACAAAATATTGCTGTTAAATTGTAATCGCTTATTTGTGAGGTGATTAATTGGATCAAAATTCATGCTATATTTGACCCCAGTTATGATACGAGACACGATTAGAAGGCAACACATTTTTAACACTCGTCCCaaatatgaattttaaaatgGCCATAATCTATAACATATCTGTTTTTTGCAGAATACAACATTAcatatttaaatgataaaaaaggaagtATAACCATGAAAGGAATATCGATATAATATAAACCAGGCCTAGCCTACCTGATATAGTCCCTTTTACAATATGTCTTTCCGTCTCTAACAAAGCAGGTACAAGACTCGTCCAGGTACTGATTGCATTCTGCGCACTTCAAGCACGCCGCATGCCACTCCAGATCGGGAGAAACTCTCAGGATGTACTGATCGTGTATTTGATttccacacccaacacacaacgAGATGAGGCgcttttctgcagaaagaaaagACGGGCTATTAGGCATCTATTAGGAACCGCAAGCAAGCACTGGGATTACGGCACAGTGAATCGCAATTATAGCGTGGAATTACCCattacattttctgtcatttcgTGACAAAATTGAAAGGAACAAATATGACATTGGGCACAAATCacgaatataataataataataataataataata containing:
- the isl1a gene encoding insulin gene enhancer protein isl-1 isoform X2; amino-acid sequence: MGDMGDPPKKKRLISLCVGCGNQIHDQYILRVSPDLEWHAACLKCAECNQYLDESCTCFVRDGKTYCKRDYIRLYGIKCAKCNIGFSKNDFVMRARSKVYHIECFRCVACSRQLIPGDEFALREDGLFCRADHDVVERATMGAGDALSPLHPARPLQMAEPISARQPALRPHVHKQPEKTTRVRTVLNEKQLHTLRTCYNANPRPDALMKEQLVEMTGLSPRVIRVWFQNKRCKDKKRSILMKQLQQQQPNDKTFLWGYLQNIQGMTGTPMVAASPERHDGGLQANPVEVQSYQPPWKVLSDFALQSDIDQPAFQQLVNFSEGGPGSNSTGSEVASMSSQLPDTPNSMVASPIEA
- the isl1a gene encoding insulin gene enhancer protein isl-1 isoform X4; protein product: MGDMGDPPKKKRLISLCVGCGNQIHDQYILRVSPDLEWHAACLKCAECNQYLDESCTCFVRDGKTYCKRDYIRLYGIKCAKCNIGFSKNDFVMRARSKVYHIECFRCVACSRQLIPGDEFALREDGLFCRADHDVVERATMGAGDALSPLHPARPLQMAEPISARQPALRPHVHKQPEKTTRVRTVLNEKQLHTLRTCYNANPRPDALMKEQLVEMTGLSPRVIRVWFQNKRCKDKKRSILMKQLQQQQPNDKTNIQGMTGTPMVAASPERHDGGLQANPVEVQSYQPPWKVLSDFALQSDIDQPAFQQLVNFSEGGPGSNSTGSEVASMSSQLPDTPNSMVASPIEA
- the isl1a gene encoding insulin gene enhancer protein isl-1 isoform X1, whose translation is MGDMGDPPKKKRLISLCVGCGNQIHDQYILRVSPDLEWHAACLKCAECNQYLDESCTCFVRDGKTYCKRDYIRLYGIKCAKCNIGFSKNDFVMRARSKVYHIECFRCVACSRQLIPGDEFALREDGLFCRADHDVVERATMGAGDALSPLHPARPLQMAAEPISARQPALRPHVHKQPEKTTRVRTVLNEKQLHTLRTCYNANPRPDALMKEQLVEMTGLSPRVIRVWFQNKRCKDKKRSILMKQLQQQQPNDKTFLWGYLQNIQGMTGTPMVAASPERHDGGLQANPVEVQSYQPPWKVLSDFALQSDIDQPAFQQLVNFSEGGPGSNSTGSEVASMSSQLPDTPNSMVASPIEA
- the isl1a gene encoding insulin gene enhancer protein isl-1 isoform X3, whose amino-acid sequence is MGDMGDPPKKKRLISLCVGCGNQIHDQYILRVSPDLEWHAACLKCAECNQYLDESCTCFVRDGKTYCKRDYIRLYGIKCAKCNIGFSKNDFVMRARSKVYHIECFRCVACSRQLIPGDEFALREDGLFCRADHDVVERATMGAGDALSPLHPARPLQMAAEPISARQPALRPHVHKQPEKTTRVRTVLNEKQLHTLRTCYNANPRPDALMKEQLVEMTGLSPRVIRVWFQNKRCKDKKRSILMKQLQQQQPNDKTNIQGMTGTPMVAASPERHDGGLQANPVEVQSYQPPWKVLSDFALQSDIDQPAFQQLVNFSEGGPGSNSTGSEVASMSSQLPDTPNSMVASPIEA